Proteins encoded within one genomic window of Chrysemys picta bellii isolate R12L10 chromosome 6, ASM1138683v2, whole genome shotgun sequence:
- the LOC135984312 gene encoding uncharacterized protein LOC135984312: MQSSPAVMAVQSGNRKRAPAWTDREVLDLIAVWGDESVLSELRSKRRNAKIYEKISKDMAERGYSRDATQCRVKIKELRQGYQKTKEANGRSGSHPQTSRFYEALHSILGAAATTTPPVTVDSEDGILSTAGSSDMLGDGEDEEGDEEGEAVGSSHNADFPDSQDLFITLTEIPYEASPAITPDTESGEGSATPSATVSQPSLESHSQRLARIRRRKKRTREDMFSELMASSQAQAAQETQWRENLTRMHQANMDREERWRQEDQQATQTLLGLLREQTDTLRRLVDVLQERRQEDRAPLQSISNRPPPPPSPIPTSPKVQRRRGGRVPANSHSTPAESSSSRRLSFPKI, encoded by the exons atgcagagctctccagcagtgatggccgtgcagtctgggaatagaaagagagccccagcatggactgatcgtgaagtcttggatctcatcgctgtgtggggcgatgagtccgtgctttccgagctgcgatccaaaagaaggaatgcaaagatctacgagaagatctctaaagacatggcagagagaggatacagccgggatgcaacgcagtgccgcgtgaaaatcaaggagctgagacaaggctaccagaagaccaaagaggcaaacggacgctccggatcccatccccagacatcccgtttctacgaggcactgcattccatcctcggtgctgccgccaccactaccccaccagtgaccgtggactctgaggatgggatactgtccacggccggttcctcagacatgttaggggacggggaagatgaggaaggagatgaggagggcgaggcagttggcagctctcacaacgctgatttccccgacagccaggatctcttcatcacccttacagagatcccctacgaagcgtccccagccattaccccggacacagaatctggtgaaggatcagcca ccccgtctgcgactgtctcacaacctagcctggaatcacactcccagaggctagcgcggattaggcgtaggaagaagaggacacgggaggacatgttctctgagcttatggcctcttcccaagcccaggcagcacaggagacccagtggcgggagaacttgacccgaatgcaccaagccaacatggatcgggaggagaggtggcggcaggaagaccagcaggcgactcaaacgctgcttggactactgagggagcaaacggacacgctccggcgccttgtggatgttctgcaggaacggaggcaggaggacagagccccgctgcagtccatctctaaccgccctcccccgccaccaagtcccatacccacctcacccaaagtgcaaagaaggagaggcggcagagtccctgctaactctcactccacccctgcagagagctctagtagcagaaggctctcatttcccaaaatttga